The Thermosinus carboxydivorans Nor1 genome includes a window with the following:
- the uraA gene encoding uracil permease has translation MMRREIQVDEKLPIMQTLPLSLQHLFAMFGATVLVPILFKVNPATILLFNGIGTILYLLICQGKIPAYLGSSFAFISPVFVVLPQYGYPAALSGFIAVGAIFSLVAISIGVIGTKWIDVVFPPAAMGAIVAVIGLELAPVAAEMAGLTAKNPDPKIIAVSIFTLVVTILGSVLFRGFLAVIPILIGIIAGYALAFVMGLVDLSGIAKAPWLAVPPIYTPEFNPSAIAIIAPAALVVIAEHIGHLIVTGNIVGRDLAKNPGLHRSLLGNGLSTMLSGFFGSTPNTTYGENIGVMAITKVYSVWVIGFAAVIAIILSFVGKLAAAIQSIPVPVMGGVSLLLFGVIAASGIRILVEAKVDYSSARNLILTSVVLIIGVSGAQITIGSVAMKGMALATVVSIILSLCFKVLDMLGLTNDLKQEN, from the coding sequence ATTATGAGACGCGAAATTCAAGTCGACGAAAAGCTTCCCATTATGCAGACCCTTCCTCTCAGCCTGCAGCACCTCTTCGCCATGTTTGGTGCAACCGTCCTGGTACCCATTTTATTTAAGGTCAACCCGGCAACGATCCTGCTTTTCAACGGCATCGGCACCATTTTATACCTGCTGATTTGCCAAGGCAAAATTCCCGCTTATCTGGGGTCAAGCTTCGCCTTTATCTCCCCCGTCTTTGTTGTATTGCCTCAGTACGGATACCCTGCCGCCCTAAGCGGGTTCATCGCCGTTGGTGCTATCTTTTCCCTTGTAGCCATTAGTATCGGTGTCATTGGCACTAAATGGATCGACGTTGTTTTTCCGCCGGCCGCCATGGGAGCCATCGTAGCGGTCATCGGTCTGGAGTTGGCGCCGGTTGCGGCCGAAATGGCAGGGCTGACGGCAAAGAACCCCGACCCCAAAATCATCGCCGTTTCAATCTTCACGCTGGTGGTTACTATCCTCGGCTCGGTTCTGTTCCGCGGCTTTTTGGCCGTAATTCCTATTCTCATCGGCATAATAGCCGGCTACGCCCTGGCCTTTGTAATGGGACTAGTTGACCTGAGCGGTATTGCCAAAGCGCCTTGGTTAGCCGTACCGCCTATCTACACCCCCGAATTTAACCCCAGTGCCATTGCGATCATTGCTCCCGCTGCCCTGGTCGTTATTGCCGAGCACATTGGCCACCTTATTGTAACTGGCAATATTGTCGGCCGCGATCTCGCAAAAAACCCCGGCCTGCACCGCTCACTGCTGGGTAACGGCTTGTCAACGATGCTGTCCGGCTTCTTCGGTTCCACACCTAATACTACCTATGGTGAAAACATTGGTGTTATGGCCATTACCAAAGTCTACAGCGTCTGGGTTATCGGGTTTGCCGCAGTAATCGCTATCATTCTCTCCTTCGTGGGTAAACTGGCAGCCGCCATTCAGAGTATTCCGGTACCCGTAATGGGCGGCGTATCCCTGCTGCTGTTCGGTGTCATTGCCGCTTCCGGCATCCGCATCCTGGTTGAAGCTAAGGTGGACTATAGCAGCGCCCGCAACTTGATCCTGACGTCAGTAGTCCTGATTATCGGCGTCAGTGGCGCCCAAATTACGATCGGGTCTGTCGCAATGAAAGGCATGGCCCTGGCTACGGTTGTATCCATAATTCTCAGTTTATGCTTCAAGGTTCTGGATATGCTTGGATTGACTAACGACCTTAAACAAGAAAATTAA
- a CDS encoding class II SORL domain-containing protein yields the protein MKFVDIVQSADWKAEKHVPVIDAPAIVKAGEKVTIEVGVSKEIAHPNTTEHHIRWIKLYFKPENGKFAYELANFEFNAHGESGEGPNKGPAYSEPFGKVVVKLGGSGTLLATAYCNIHGLWESSHEIKVEA from the coding sequence ATGAAGTTTGTTGATATTGTGCAAAGTGCGGACTGGAAGGCCGAAAAACATGTTCCGGTAATTGACGCCCCGGCTATAGTCAAAGCTGGCGAAAAAGTGACCATTGAAGTGGGGGTAAGTAAGGAAATCGCTCATCCTAACACTACGGAGCATCATATCCGTTGGATTAAGCTTTATTTCAAGCCGGAAAACGGTAAGTTTGCCTATGAGTTGGCCAACTTTGAATTTAATGCTCATGGCGAATCGGGTGAAGGTCCCAATAAGGGCCCCGCTTATAGTGAACCTTTCGGCAAGGTAGTGGTAAAACTAGGCGGTTCCGGTACGCTCCTTGCAACGGCCTACTGCAACATTCACGGCTTGTGGGAAAGTTCCCACGAAATCAAAGTAGAAGCGTAA
- a CDS encoding aspartate kinase: MALIVKKFGGSSVATPEKIMAVAKRVIREKGPEDRIVVVVSAMGDTTDELIDLARKIDEGADGREMDMLLATGEQVSIALLAMALRRLGHPAVSLTGGQAGIMTSNHHRKAKIIDIKPERVLAELAQGKIVVVAGFQGVTASGDITTLGRGGSDTTAVALAGALKADVCEIFTDVEGVYSADPRVVGSARRMQEITYREMLEMARLGAVVMQPRAVEMGSHYQVPIHVRSTFTDKPGTFIREGYTMEEKEFVIRGVTHDTNVVKIAVLGVPDRPGVAYKIFSALAKANIDVDMIVQSIRNADKNINDIVFTITKPDLPQAKAIITEVGKELGVMGIVVEENVAKVSVVGAGMLGNPGIASTMFGALADAGINIEVISTSEISISCLVRADRVKDAVNAIHARFFPEERETH, encoded by the coding sequence ATGGCGCTAATTGTCAAAAAATTTGGCGGTAGCTCTGTGGCGACACCGGAAAAAATAATGGCTGTAGCTAAAAGGGTAATACGGGAAAAAGGGCCTGAAGATAGAATTGTCGTGGTAGTATCCGCAATGGGGGATACTACCGATGAACTCATTGACCTAGCCCGGAAGATTGACGAGGGCGCCGACGGGCGGGAGATGGATATGCTATTAGCGACGGGTGAGCAGGTGTCAATTGCTCTCTTGGCGATGGCTCTGCGAAGGCTTGGACATCCTGCTGTTTCTCTAACCGGGGGACAGGCTGGCATCATGACCAGTAATCACCACCGGAAGGCAAAAATTATTGATATTAAGCCGGAGCGGGTATTAGCCGAATTGGCACAGGGCAAAATTGTGGTAGTCGCCGGATTTCAAGGGGTGACTGCATCAGGGGATATTACGACCCTTGGTCGGGGCGGCTCTGATACTACGGCGGTGGCCTTGGCCGGCGCTCTTAAAGCTGATGTCTGTGAAATATTTACGGATGTGGAGGGCGTATATTCGGCCGATCCCCGCGTCGTAGGTAGTGCTCGGCGAATGCAGGAAATTACTTATCGCGAAATGCTGGAGATGGCCCGCCTGGGTGCGGTTGTTATGCAACCCCGCGCAGTAGAAATGGGGAGCCATTACCAGGTGCCAATTCATGTCCGCTCAACATTTACTGACAAACCCGGAACATTTATCAGGGAGGGATATACTATGGAAGAAAAAGAATTTGTAATTCGTGGGGTGACCCATGATACTAACGTTGTCAAGATCGCCGTTCTTGGCGTACCGGACAGACCGGGTGTTGCCTACAAGATATTTTCGGCTTTGGCTAAAGCCAATATTGATGTGGACATGATTGTCCAGAGCATTCGCAACGCCGATAAAAATATCAACGACATTGTCTTTACCATAACGAAACCTGACTTACCTCAGGCAAAGGCGATTATTACGGAAGTAGGTAAAGAATTGGGCGTAATGGGAATTGTCGTTGAAGAAAATGTAGCAAAAGTATCTGTTGTCGGCGCTGGCATGTTAGGTAATCCCGGTATTGCGTCCACCATGTTTGGGGCCTTGGCTGACGCCGGGATTAACATTGAAGTAATCAGTACTTCGGAAATTAGCATTTCCTGCCTGGTGCGGGCCGACCGCGTTAAAGATGCGGTTAATGCTATCCATGCCCGCTTTTTCCCCGAAGAGCGGGAGACACATTAG
- a CDS encoding alpha/beta-type small acid-soluble spore protein — MARSRKPVNPNAQKALDQLKLEVANELGLKDYQNRYKGALTSADNGRVGGHMVRKMIEAQESKFTGQ; from the coding sequence ATGGCTAGGAGCAGAAAACCGGTTAATCCCAATGCCCAAAAGGCCCTTGACCAACTGAAGTTGGAAGTTGCCAACGAGCTCGGCCTGAAAGACTACCAGAACCGTTACAAAGGTGCCCTTACCTCCGCTGATAATGGCCGTGTTGGTGGTCACATGGTTCGCAAAATGATTGAAGCCCAAGAGAGTAAATTTACCGGCCAATAA